TCGCGGCGCTCGCCATCACGGCCGCCGAACTCGCCTAAGGCATTCATGCCCACCTTTTCCACAAAATAGGCAGATTTCCTCATTGCTCCCAGCCCCAGCTTCGCATAATCTTCGCTCTAGGGCCAAGCCCTGGTAACGTCATGGCGGAGCGCGTCTTCAATCCGCGACAAAAAGCAGCCATCGAGCATACTCGTGGCCCCATGCTCGTGGTCGCGGGCGCCGGCACCGGGAAGACCAGCGTGCTCGTGGAGCGCGCGGCACGGCTGGTCGAGCGCAAGCTGGCAAGGCCCGAGGAAGTCGTTGTCCTTACTTACACGCTCGACGCTGCTGCCGAGCTGCGCGCGCGACTGGCAGGACGGCTGAAGGCCGAGAATAAGGGACGCCTGCGCGCCCTTAACTTCCACTCATACTGCTACGACCTCTTGCAGGCGCACGGGCGCGTCTTCGACGTGCTGGAAGATGTTGACCTGCGAGTGTTCCTGCGTCAGCGGTTGAGCGACCTGCCGCTAAATATTTTCCGCAAGGCGGCGGAGCCGGGAAAATTCCTCAGCAACCTCACGGACTTCTTTTCCCGCTGCCAGGACGAACTCGTTTCCGCCCAGCGCTACTCCGGTTACGTGGCAGACGTGAAAGCGGGCCGCGCCCCGCTGCCGCGTGTGAGTTCCAGCAAAGACCACGTCGAGTTGGGAAGAGAAGAGATTATCGCGCGCTGCGAGGAGATCGCCGCCGTCTACCGTGCGCTGGAAGCTGTACTCGCGGAGCGCAATCTCGGCACCTTCGGCATGCAGATCACCCGTGCCGTCGAACTGTTGCAGGCGGACTCGTCCGCCCTCGCGGCTGAGCAAGCGAAAGCACGGTTCATCCTGGTGGATGAATTCCAGGATTCCAACCAGGCGCTCATCGAATTGGTGAAGCTGCTGGCGGGTGATGAGCAGAACGTTTTTGCAGTCGGAGATCCGGACCAGGCCATCTATCGCTTCCGCGGAGCGAGCGCCGCAGCGTTCGATAGTTTTCGGCGCGCGTTTCCGACAACCAAAGAAGTCGCACTGGCGGAGAACTATCGCTCGCTCTCGCCCGTGCTCGAGATCGCGTACCGCGTGATCCAGGGAAACCAGATCGTCCCGGGGGCATCGCAGATGTCGCTCGTGCGCGAGCCGTTGCGTTCGGCGCGGTCGGAAGCGGCGCCGAAGGGAGGCGCTCCGGCGGCATCGCCGGTCGCCATCGTCTCGCATAGTGGAGACGAGCACGAGGCTTTCGAGGTTGTGGAAGAGATCATCGCCCGGCACGACGCGGGCGGCGCAGCGTGGCGCGACGTCTGCGTGCTCTATCGCCAGAAGGACCATCGCGACGAGATCGTTCCGCTGCTGCGCGAGCGCGAAGTCCCGTTCGTGGTCGAAGGCCTCGACGCGCTCGAGACCACCGAAGTCCGCGACCTGCTTGCCGCCTTGCGGGCCACGGTCTGGCCGGCGGAGAGCGCGTCGCTGTTGCGCTTTGCCGCGTTCCCGGAGTTCGGAGTCGAAGGGGAAAAGCTGCGCGAACAACTCGGCGCCGCAAAGCGCGATACGCCGCTGGTCGCGCTGCTCGACCTCAGCGATGGCGGCAAGAAAGTGCTCGCCGCCCTCGCGGAGGTGAACCGCGCCGCGCCCCCCAAAGAGACGAAGGCCCTTGCCTTTGCCGAGCAAGTGGCAAAACGCTTTGCGCTCGACCGGCGCTCGCCCGCGCTGCGCGTCTTCTTCGACTTCATCGAGAATTGGCAGAAGAAGCCGGTCGCCGAACGCGGGGACGTCCCCGAATTCCTCGAATACCTGGAGTGCTATCGTGACTTCGGGGGCATGGTTCCGCTCGAGGCCACCGCCGAAGAGGACGCCGTTCGGCTGATGACGGTGCATGCCGCCAAGGGCCGCGAGTTTCCGCACGTGTATGTGATCCGCGCGTCGTCTGGTTCATTCCCCACACATTTCCGTGAGCCCCTGTTCGAGTTTCCTCCGGGACTGCGCGCCGATGCCGAAGTCGCGCAGCGCGAACCGAAGGACCTGCACGCGGAGGAAGAGCGGCGCTTGTTTTATGTGGCGATGACGCGCGCGAAGGATTCGCTGACGCTGCTCGGTTGCCGTCGTGGGAAGGACCCGTATCCCGCCGGGTATCTGCGCGAGATCGCCGGTGGCGGCCCGGGTGCGTGGTCGGCGCGCGCAGCACGCGTCTTCACCATCGATCTCGCCGCGGCCGCGGCAGCGATCCCGGAGATCTCATCGGTGTCCCCGTGGCTGGCGTTACCGGTGCGCGCCGTGGTCCGCGAGATGCCGCTGAGCGCTTCGGCGATTGAGGCGTACGAGACTTGTCCGTTGAAATTCAAGATCCGCTACGACTGGCGTTTGCCGGAGGAGCCGAGTGGCGCGTTGCTCTACGGCTCGGTCATGCACGGCATCCTGAAAAGCTTGTTTGAGCAGGTGAAGGCTGGGAACACGCCGCCGGACGAGACCGTGCTCGCGCAATTTCGCGGCGAACTCGCAGCCGCCAAGTTTTCCGACGAGCTGCAACGGACGCTCTATGAGCGTGATGGCGTGCAGCAGCTCACCGACTTTCTGGCGGCATGGCGTGCGCAGCCGCAGCCACCAGAAGTGCTTTCCACGGAAAAGAATTTCCGGGTGCAGATCGGAGGCGTGACCGTCACCGGTCGCATCGATAGAGTCGACCGGTGCGCCGACGGAGCCGTCGCCATCCTCGATTACAAGACGGGGAAGCCGAAAGAAGAGAAGGACGCCGAGCGTTCGCTCCAGCTTTCCATCTATGCGCTGGCCGCGCCGTTGGAATTCCAGCTCACGCCTTCACGCCTGGTCTTCTACAACCTGGTGACCAACGAAGCTATCGCGGTCGGACGCACGCCGGCACAGTTGGCGAAGGCAACAGACAAAGTACGCGAAGTCGCGGAGAATGTGCGCGCGGGGAACTTTGCGCCGTCGACCGGATTTCATTGCAAGTGGTGCGGGTACGT
This is a stretch of genomic DNA from Acidobacteriota bacterium. It encodes these proteins:
- a CDS encoding ATP-dependent helicase; this translates as MAERVFNPRQKAAIEHTRGPMLVVAGAGTGKTSVLVERAARLVERKLARPEEVVVLTYTLDAAAELRARLAGRLKAENKGRLRALNFHSYCYDLLQAHGRVFDVLEDVDLRVFLRQRLSDLPLNIFRKAAEPGKFLSNLTDFFSRCQDELVSAQRYSGYVADVKAGRAPLPRVSSSKDHVELGREEIIARCEEIAAVYRALEAVLAERNLGTFGMQITRAVELLQADSSALAAEQAKARFILVDEFQDSNQALIELVKLLAGDEQNVFAVGDPDQAIYRFRGASAAAFDSFRRAFPTTKEVALAENYRSLSPVLEIAYRVIQGNQIVPGASQMSLVREPLRSARSEAAPKGGAPAASPVAIVSHSGDEHEAFEVVEEIIARHDAGGAAWRDVCVLYRQKDHRDEIVPLLREREVPFVVEGLDALETTEVRDLLAALRATVWPAESASLLRFAAFPEFGVEGEKLREQLGAAKRDTPLVALLDLSDGGKKVLAALAEVNRAAPPKETKALAFAEQVAKRFALDRRSPALRVFFDFIENWQKKPVAERGDVPEFLEYLECYRDFGGMVPLEATAEEDAVRLMTVHAAKGREFPHVYVIRASSGSFPTHFREPLFEFPPGLRADAEVAQREPKDLHAEEERRLFYVAMTRAKDSLTLLGCRRGKDPYPAGYLREIAGGGPGAWSARAARVFTIDLAAAAAAIPEISSVSPWLALPVRAVVREMPLSASAIEAYETCPLKFKIRYDWRLPEEPSGALLYGSVMHGILKSLFEQVKAGNTPPDETVLAQFRGELAAAKFSDELQRTLYERDGVQQLTDFLAAWRAQPQPPEVLSTEKNFRVQIGGVTVTGRIDRVDRCADGAVAILDYKTGKPKEEKDAERSLQLSIYALAAPLEFQLTPSRLVFYNLVTNEAIAVGRTPAQLAKATDKVREVAENVRAGNFAPSTGFHCKWCGYVDLCPATEEKLVKIEKLSTASGVN